The Agromyces hippuratus genome has a window encoding:
- a CDS encoding bifunctional nuclease family protein, with product MVQVRVLGIALDSLQRNLVLLKPLHEETGTGLVLPVWIGPQEATSILIALEGRRPPRPLSHDLIATLFAAVGAELQRVDLTRIEEGTFFAELSLTTPSGPQTIDSRPSDAIALALRADAAIWVAEEVLEVAGIPAEMVDFGTEAGDEARLDEFKRFLEDVDPEDFQG from the coding sequence GTGGTCCAGGTTCGAGTCCTCGGAATCGCGCTCGATTCCCTGCAGCGCAATCTCGTGCTGTTGAAGCCCCTGCACGAGGAGACGGGGACCGGGCTCGTGCTGCCGGTCTGGATCGGCCCGCAGGAGGCGACGTCGATCCTCATCGCCCTCGAGGGGCGGCGGCCGCCCCGGCCGCTGTCGCACGACCTCATCGCCACGTTGTTCGCCGCGGTCGGGGCCGAGCTCCAGCGTGTGGACCTGACCCGCATCGAGGAGGGCACCTTCTTCGCGGAGCTCTCGCTCACGACCCCGTCGGGGCCGCAGACCATCGATTCGCGTCCGTCCGACGCCATCGCGCTCGCGTTGCGGGCGGACGCCGCCATCTGGGTCGCCGAGGAGGTGCTCGAGGTCGCCGGCATCCCGGCGGAGATGGTCGACTTCGGCACCGAGGCCGGCGACGAGGCGAGGCTCGACGAGTTCAAGCGCTTCCTCGAGGACGTGGATCCGGAGGACTTCCAGGGCTGA
- a CDS encoding response regulator: protein MTVRVLIADDQELVRAGLRVLLDTQPDIEVVAEAADGAEAIALARRLRPDVCLLDIRMPGTDGLEATRAIAGPDVAEPIPVVVITTFDLDEYVYAALRAGARGFLLKDAGPAMLAEAVHAAARGDALIAPNVTVRLLEAFAGAEPASGPKSTGSAGVIGPPGSGSARPVEPLTAREREVLAAVARGLGNTEVAGELHISLSTVKTHIASLMTKLGARNRVELAIWAIGEGRGRRD from the coding sequence GTGACCGTGCGCGTGCTGATCGCCGACGACCAGGAGCTCGTGCGGGCGGGGCTCCGCGTGCTCCTCGACACGCAGCCCGACATCGAGGTGGTCGCCGAGGCCGCCGACGGCGCCGAGGCGATCGCCCTCGCGCGGCGGCTGCGTCCCGACGTGTGCCTCCTCGACATCCGCATGCCGGGCACCGACGGCCTCGAGGCCACCCGGGCGATCGCCGGTCCGGATGTCGCGGAGCCGATCCCGGTCGTCGTGATCACGACCTTCGACCTCGACGAGTACGTCTACGCAGCCCTGCGCGCCGGCGCTCGAGGTTTCCTCCTGAAGGACGCCGGCCCGGCGATGCTCGCCGAGGCGGTGCACGCCGCCGCCCGCGGCGACGCGCTCATCGCGCCGAACGTGACGGTGCGGCTGCTCGAGGCGTTCGCGGGCGCGGAACCTGCGAGCGGTCCGAAGTCGACCGGGTCGGCCGGCGTCATCGGCCCGCCCGGCTCCGGGTCTGCGCGACCCGTCGAGCCGCTCACCGCCCGCGAGCGCGAGGTGCTCGCTGCGGTCGCACGCGGTCTCGGCAACACCGAGGTCGCCGGCGAGCTGCACATCTCGCTCAGCACCGTGAAGACGCACATCGCGAGCCTCATGACGAAGCTCGGTGCACGCAACCGGGTCGAGCTCGCGATCTGGGCCATCGGCGAGGGCCGCGGCCGTCGCGACTGA
- a CDS encoding acyl-CoA dehydrogenase family protein — MGNALTEDQIAIVDAVREFTAAELAPFANERDQTKQFPIEALEHAGRLGLGGIYVREDVGGSELGRFTAALIFEELARGDTTIAAYLSIHNMVAWMIDRYGDDAQREQWLPALTTLVDRASYCLTEPSAGSDAAAITTTARREGDEYVLNGVKQFISGAGSSAVYLVFARTGEQGPRGISAIVVPAEASGLSFGPDEKKMGWNAQPTRQVVLEDVRVPVGNRLGAEGDGFAIAMSGLDGGRVNIAACSIGGAQWALDQTLRYVRERETFGHPLGDHQSVVFTLADMATDLHAARLLVHDAAESIDAKSPDATSRCAMAKRFATDAAFTAANSALQLHGGYGYLSEYGIERVVRDLRVHQILEGTNEIMRMIVGRRLLGR; from the coding sequence ATGGGGAACGCACTCACCGAAGACCAGATCGCGATCGTCGATGCGGTGCGCGAATTCACGGCGGCCGAGCTCGCCCCGTTCGCGAACGAACGCGACCAGACGAAGCAGTTCCCGATCGAGGCGCTCGAACACGCCGGCCGACTCGGTCTCGGCGGCATCTACGTGCGCGAGGACGTCGGCGGCTCGGAGCTCGGCCGGTTCACGGCCGCGCTGATCTTCGAGGAGCTCGCCCGGGGCGACACCACGATCGCGGCCTACCTCTCGATCCACAACATGGTCGCGTGGATGATCGACCGCTACGGCGACGACGCGCAGCGCGAGCAGTGGCTGCCCGCGCTCACGACGCTCGTGGACCGCGCCAGCTACTGCCTCACCGAGCCGTCGGCGGGGTCGGATGCCGCGGCGATCACGACGACCGCCAGGCGCGAGGGCGACGAGTACGTGCTGAACGGCGTGAAGCAGTTCATCTCGGGCGCCGGCTCCTCTGCGGTCTACCTCGTCTTCGCGCGCACCGGGGAGCAAGGGCCCCGCGGCATCAGCGCGATCGTCGTGCCCGCCGAGGCATCCGGTCTCTCATTCGGCCCCGACGAGAAGAAGATGGGCTGGAATGCGCAGCCGACGCGCCAGGTCGTGCTCGAAGACGTGCGGGTGCCCGTCGGCAACCGCCTCGGCGCCGAAGGCGACGGCTTCGCCATCGCGATGTCGGGACTCGACGGCGGCCGGGTCAACATCGCCGCGTGCTCCATCGGCGGTGCGCAGTGGGCGCTCGACCAGACGCTCCGCTACGTGCGGGAGCGCGAGACCTTCGGGCACCCGCTCGGCGACCACCAGTCGGTCGTCTTCACCCTCGCCGACATGGCCACCGACCTCCATGCCGCCCGCCTGCTCGTGCACGATGCGGCAGAGTCCATCGACGCCAAGAGCCCCGACGCCACCTCGCGGTGCGCGATGGCGAAGCGGTTCGCGACCGACGCCGCGTTCACGGCGGCCAACAGCGCGCTGCAGTTGCACGGCGGCTACGGCTACCTCTCGGAGTACGGCATCGAGCGGGTGGTCCGCGACCTGCGCGTGCACCAGATCCTCGAGGGCACGAACGAGATCATGCGCATGATCGTCGGCCGGCGGCTGCTCGGCCGCTGA
- a CDS encoding DUF2306 domain-containing protein, with protein MTEASARQTVSRTTAPSRREWLAPVGLILLSLVPVVAGSMRLSELASDPVVTADNARFVVFPAPVIVHIVGATVFALLGALQFAPSLRRHRWHRISGRIAAPAGLLAALSGLWLTVFSDLPASDGQALAVIRLVFGSAMAASIVVAFVAVRRGDLRTHSAWMTRGYAIGLAAGTQVFTMLPWFLLFGVPDVNQRAALMAAGWLINLAVAEVVIRRRDARGMFRPSGRSARAAAALR; from the coding sequence CGCACCGAGCCGCCGGGAGTGGCTCGCACCCGTCGGCCTCATCCTCCTCAGCCTGGTGCCGGTCGTCGCCGGCAGCATGCGGCTCTCCGAACTCGCGAGCGACCCGGTCGTGACGGCCGACAACGCACGGTTCGTCGTCTTCCCGGCGCCGGTCATCGTGCATATCGTCGGCGCGACCGTCTTCGCGCTGCTCGGGGCCCTGCAGTTCGCGCCGTCGCTGCGTCGGCACCGCTGGCACCGCATCTCTGGGCGCATCGCGGCACCGGCGGGCCTCCTCGCCGCCCTGTCGGGCCTCTGGCTGACGGTCTTCTCCGACCTCCCCGCCTCCGACGGGCAGGCGCTCGCCGTCATCCGCCTCGTGTTCGGCTCGGCGATGGCGGCGAGCATCGTCGTCGCGTTCGTCGCGGTCCGGCGCGGCGACCTCCGCACCCACAGCGCCTGGATGACCCGGGGCTACGCGATCGGTCTCGCTGCGGGCACCCAGGTGTTCACGATGCTCCCGTGGTTCCTGCTCTTCGGCGTGCCCGACGTGAACCAGCGCGCCGCGCTCATGGCCGCCGGCTGGCTGATCAACCTCGCCGTCGCCGAGGTCGTCATCCGGCGGCGCGACGCCCGCGGCATGTTCCGTCCTTCCGGCCGATCCGCACGTGCCGCCGCAGCCCTACGATGA
- a CDS encoding sensor histidine kinase has product MTSPARVLWDAPAASPSPPGRVWRDWVLVAAIPPLVLLEAALRTDVPWRWLWAVVLIALVPTLLWRRTRPLLMLVIAFGTGAVVSVATGGDPQLAATAYMLVLVYAVFRWGDGRARIVGAALLVGSTTLSLAFGPTTLTDLVGGTAVLVATISLGAAFRWRAGSRARQLDRVKLDEREQLARDLHDTVAHHVSAIAIQAQAGTVLAATDPGAAIAALRTIEGEASRTLAEMRSIVRVLRRADAAELAPGPGLGDLRGLASADSADSTDSASASPRVEVRVTGDAESVPPTIGAAVYRMAQESVTNARRHARGATRVEVLVQVDDAGIRLDVHDDGVAAASASPGFGIVGMVERATLLGGTCAAGAAPEGGWTVTAALPRSGWAT; this is encoded by the coding sequence ATGACGAGCCCCGCCCGCGTGCTGTGGGATGCGCCGGCCGCGTCGCCGTCGCCGCCCGGCCGCGTCTGGCGCGACTGGGTGCTCGTCGCGGCGATCCCGCCGCTCGTGCTGCTCGAGGCGGCGCTGCGCACCGACGTGCCGTGGCGCTGGCTCTGGGCCGTCGTGCTCATCGCGCTCGTGCCGACCCTGCTCTGGCGGCGCACCCGGCCGCTCCTCATGCTCGTCATCGCGTTCGGCACCGGCGCGGTGGTCTCGGTGGCGACGGGCGGCGACCCGCAGCTCGCCGCGACCGCCTACATGCTCGTGCTGGTCTACGCCGTGTTCCGGTGGGGCGACGGTCGGGCGCGCATCGTCGGCGCGGCACTGCTCGTCGGCTCGACGACGCTCTCCCTCGCGTTCGGACCGACGACGCTCACCGATCTCGTCGGCGGCACGGCCGTGCTCGTCGCCACCATCTCGCTCGGTGCGGCGTTCCGTTGGCGGGCGGGATCGCGCGCCCGCCAACTCGACCGGGTGAAGCTCGACGAGCGCGAGCAGCTCGCTCGCGACCTGCACGACACGGTGGCGCACCACGTCTCGGCGATCGCGATCCAGGCGCAGGCCGGCACGGTGCTGGCGGCGACCGACCCCGGTGCCGCGATCGCAGCGCTGCGCACCATCGAGGGCGAGGCCTCGCGCACGCTCGCCGAGATGCGATCGATCGTGCGGGTGCTGCGCCGAGCGGATGCCGCCGAGCTCGCGCCGGGGCCGGGACTCGGCGATCTCCGCGGACTCGCGTCGGCCGACTCGGCCGACTCCACCGACTCCGCGTCGGCATCTCCCCGCGTCGAGGTGCGGGTCACCGGCGACGCCGAGTCCGTGCCGCCGACGATCGGCGCCGCCGTCTACCGCATGGCGCAGGAGTCGGTGACGAACGCGCGGCGTCATGCTCGCGGGGCGACTCGGGTCGAGGTGCTCGTGCAGGTCGACGACGCCGGCATCCGGCTCGACGTTCACGACGACGGGGTCGCCGCGGCATCCGCTTCGCCCGGGTTCGGCATCGTCGGCATGGTCGAGCGCGCGACGCTGCTCGGCGGCACGTGCGCTGCAGGCGCCGCACCCGAGGGCGGCTGGACCGTGACCGCGGCACTCCCCCGCAGCGGGTGGGCGACGTGA
- a CDS encoding TetR/AcrR family transcriptional regulator, translating into MGDGSERRDQIIVIARRLIAARGYSATTVRDIADEAGILSGSLYHHFASKEAVLQEILHGFQHDTLSAFERIAASGGSARERLDQLIEHAFLTIEQRPDDVRIYQNETGFLMTQPGFEFLADGAARIEELWLDQIMEGQETGVFRDTIDPRLAFRFIRDTVWSTVFWFRPGGSHTAASMSENYLDLLHHGMLTVEG; encoded by the coding sequence GTGGGCGACGGTTCCGAACGGCGCGACCAGATCATCGTCATCGCGAGGCGGCTCATCGCCGCCCGAGGGTACTCGGCGACGACGGTGCGCGACATCGCCGACGAGGCCGGCATCCTGTCGGGGAGCCTCTACCACCACTTCGCCTCGAAGGAGGCGGTGCTGCAGGAGATCCTGCACGGCTTCCAGCACGACACGCTCTCGGCGTTCGAGCGCATCGCCGCGAGCGGGGGCAGTGCGCGCGAGCGCCTCGACCAGTTGATCGAGCACGCCTTCCTCACGATCGAGCAGCGGCCCGACGACGTGCGCATCTACCAGAACGAGACCGGGTTCCTCATGACCCAGCCGGGGTTCGAGTTCCTCGCCGACGGCGCCGCGCGCATCGAGGAGCTGTGGCTCGACCAGATCATGGAGGGGCAGGAGACCGGGGTGTTCCGCGACACCATCGATCCCCGGCTCGCGTTCCGGTTCATCCGCGACACCGTATGGTCGACGGTGTTCTGGTTCCGCCCCGGCGGAAGCCACACGGCGGCGAGCATGAGCGAGAACTACCTCGACCTGCTGCACCACGGCATGCTCACGGTCGAGGGCTGA